In Chanodichthys erythropterus isolate Z2021 chromosome 7, ASM2448905v1, whole genome shotgun sequence, a genomic segment contains:
- the tm2d3 gene encoding TM2 domain-containing protein 3, which translates to MTANGLKWVFERGRNVMSSYMMLVLLLLDIYSNCVIGYLSSAHVGQEPPYTAQQSPVMSSPAALTASSASPVVSDNYTSRCPSGGLCSKLPAGCVSCALHHNCSYGRPANFSCRTRAGVHCVNERNVPQQNFTLTLPCRFCWQLDASQYRCSNSTSCLTVSCPRRRYNASCEVLEHVHCLGKRVFQKRLFCNWTGGYKWSTALALSITLGGFGADRFYLGQWREGLGKLFSFGGLGIWTLIDVLLIGVGYVGPADGSLYI; encoded by the exons ATGACAGCGAACGGACTGAAATGGGTTTTTGAACGCGGACGGAACGTGATGAGCTCGTATATGATGCTGGTTCTGCTGCTGCTCGACATTTACTCCAACTGTGTGATCG ggtATCTGAGCTCGGCTCATGTGGGTCAGGAGCCGCCGTACACGGCCCAGCAGAGCCCGGTGATGAGCAGCCCGGCGGCGCTGACCGCGTCCTCAG CGTCTCCAGTGGTCAGCGATAACTACACGTCCAGATGTCCCAGCGGCGGCCTCTGCTCCAAACTCCCCGCCGGATGCGTCAGCTGCGCGCTTCATCACAACTGCAGCTACGGCCGACCGGCCAACTTCAGCTGCAGAACACGAGCAGGCGTCCACTGCGTG AACGAGCGGAACGTGCCGCAGCAGAACTTCACGCTGACGCTGCCCTGTCGCTTCTGCTGGCAGCTGGACGCGTCTCAGTACCGCTGCTCCAACTCCACCAGCTGCCTGACGGTGTCGTGTCCTCGCAGACGCTACAACGCCTCCTGTGAGGTCCTGGAGCACGTGCACTGCTTGG GTAAACGAGTGTTTCAGAAGCGCCTGTTCTGTAACTGGACGGGAGGATATAAGTGGTCCACGGCTCTGGCCCTCAG cATCACTTTGGGCGGCTTCGGTGCGGACCGCTTCTATCTGGGTCAGTGGAGGGAAGGTCTGGGGAAGCTCTTCAGCTTCGGCGGTCTGGGCATCTGGACCCTCATTGACGTGCTGCTGATCGGGGTGGGGTACGTGGGGCCGGCCGACGGATCGCTGTATATCTGA